The Nostoc sp. 'Lobaria pulmonaria (5183) cyanobiont' DNA window AAAATCTCTCGTAAATTGGTTAGTGTTTCCGAAAAAAATCTACTTAGTGAACAAAACTTACAGCTGATAATTTGGGATATTGAAGGTAGTAATAAGTTTAAGGCAGTTGCTAACAACTATTTTCAAGGGTCTAAAGGTGCTGTGATAGTTGGTGATGTGACACAAGCAGAAACGCTCAATCATATCCAGGAGCATATTCAAACTTTTTTAGCTGTTAATCCTAACAGCTATATTGTTGTTGCACTGAACAAATCAGATATGATTGCAGCCGAATATTTAGAAAAAATTCGT harbors:
- a CDS encoding Rab family GTPase encodes the protein MSTISKKICLFGDFGVGKTSLIRQFVECQFSDEYLSTVGVKISRKLVSVSEKNLLSEQNLQLIIWDIEGSNKFKAVANNYFQGSKGAVIVGDVTQAETLNHIQEHIQTFLAVNPNSYIVVALNKSDMIAAEYLEKIRQMYQFTKQANILDTYVTSAKTGNNVDKMFQALATRLI